The proteins below come from a single Caenibius sp. WL genomic window:
- a CDS encoding SDR family oxidoreductase, with amino-acid sequence MSKVTFDYSGAHVLVTGGTSGIGAATAAAYRDAGADVTITGTRGSAGEYDADLSGYRYLQMDIEDGASIDAVAAALPRLDILINNAGMALPSLGLDEYEPEIFARAVNMLLIGAFRMARRSVDLLAQSKLEGGASVVGIASMSSYFGIPIVPGYGSAKTGLLGLTRALAVEWGPRNVRVNAVAAGLTQSKMTAGTFAEEAWTAPTLQRTPLGRLGAPEDIAQPILFLTSPGAAWVTGQTLPIDGGYTVSG; translated from the coding sequence ATGAGCAAAGTCACATTCGATTATTCCGGCGCGCATGTGCTGGTCACCGGCGGCACCAGCGGGATCGGCGCGGCAACCGCCGCCGCCTATCGCGATGCGGGGGCCGATGTCACGATCACCGGGACGCGCGGCAGCGCCGGGGAGTACGACGCCGACCTTTCGGGCTATCGCTATCTCCAGATGGATATCGAAGATGGCGCCAGCATCGATGCGGTGGCCGCCGCGCTGCCCCGGCTCGATATCCTGATCAACAACGCGGGGATGGCGCTGCCCAGCCTCGGGCTGGACGAATACGAGCCGGAAATCTTCGCCCGCGCGGTCAACATGCTTCTGATCGGGGCGTTCCGCATGGCGCGGCGCAGCGTGGACCTGCTGGCGCAGAGCAAGCTGGAAGGCGGCGCATCGGTGGTCGGCATCGCATCGATGTCGTCATACTTCGGCATTCCCATCGTGCCGGGTTACGGTTCGGCCAAGACAGGCCTGCTCGGCCTGACGCGCGCGCTGGCGGTCGAATGGGGCCCGCGCAACGTCCGCGTCAACGCGGTGGCGGCGGGCCTGACTCAAAGTAAGATGACCGCAGGCACGTTCGCTGAGGAAGCCTGGACGGCCCCCACGTTGCAGCGCACCCCGCTCGGCCGTCTCGGCGCGCCGGAGGATATCGCCCAGCCGATTCTGTTCCTCACCAGCCCCGGCGCGGCGTGGGTGACGGGCCAGACGCTGCCGATCGACGGCGGTTACACGGTCTCCGGCTGA
- a CDS encoding sugar phosphate isomerase/epimerase, whose product MLGPDDLTVAAPPFGHVPLLDRLPAFRDAGFKGLALMPTDVWALEAQGMTAADIAGRIADHGLVVNEIDCTACWLPAQRAKPAADELGELIHTLTPERVIETAARIGARSVQAVEISNIAVDPDAAAEAFAALCDKAAEHGLKAHIEFLPTGGIPDLASAWRIVEAAGRPNGGLTIDSWHLFRSGSTLAQLAQIPGERIFTVQINDAPATPQADLWEELMTGRLLPGQGSFDLIGLIRTLDAIGARTPISVEVFSTELASLPIADAARALADSGTAIIRQARKTSRTTA is encoded by the coding sequence ATGCTCGGACCTGATGATCTCACCGTTGCCGCGCCTCCGTTCGGCCATGTGCCCCTGCTCGACCGGTTGCCCGCTTTCCGCGATGCCGGGTTCAAGGGCCTCGCCCTGATGCCCACCGATGTCTGGGCGCTGGAAGCGCAGGGGATGACGGCAGCGGACATTGCCGGGCGGATCGCAGATCACGGCCTTGTCGTGAACGAAATCGACTGCACCGCCTGCTGGCTGCCCGCCCAGCGCGCCAAGCCTGCCGCCGACGAACTGGGCGAACTGATCCACACCCTGACGCCCGAGCGCGTGATCGAAACCGCCGCGCGGATCGGTGCCCGCTCGGTCCAGGCGGTGGAAATCAGCAACATCGCCGTCGATCCTGACGCGGCGGCCGAAGCTTTCGCCGCGCTGTGCGACAAGGCGGCAGAGCACGGTCTCAAGGCGCATATCGAATTCCTGCCTACGGGCGGCATTCCCGATCTTGCCAGCGCCTGGCGCATCGTCGAAGCGGCGGGGCGGCCCAACGGCGGGTTGACCATCGATAGCTGGCACCTGTTCCGCAGCGGATCGACGTTGGCTCAACTCGCGCAGATTCCGGGTGAGCGGATTTTCACCGTGCAGATCAACGATGCGCCCGCAACGCCGCAGGCCGACCTGTGGGAAGAACTGATGACCGGCCGCCTGCTGCCGGGCCAGGGCAGTTTCGACCTGATCGGCCTGATCCGCACGCTGGACGCCATCGGCGCCCGCACCCCCATTTCGGTGGAAGTCTTCTCCACCGAACTCGCCAGCCTACCCATCGCCGATGCCGCGCGCGCGCTTGCCGACAGCGGCACGGCCATCATTCGCCAAGCCCGGAAAACATCAAGGACCACTGCATGA
- a CDS encoding VOC family protein: MAVLSLDHVNIRTPDVPGTADFFCDLLGLRKGIAPGAPSIETGCWIYDPADRPIIHIGPIDAQYPSDAMMPFTPARGGGSVHHVALECDDRTGIVARLEAAGMDYATSDIPQIGLRQIFVEERNGILLELNFRGEN, from the coding sequence ATGGCTGTCCTCTCGCTCGACCATGTGAACATCCGCACGCCCGACGTGCCGGGCACCGCGGACTTCTTCTGCGACCTTCTGGGTCTCAGGAAAGGGATCGCGCCCGGCGCGCCCTCCATCGAAACGGGCTGCTGGATCTACGATCCGGCGGACCGGCCGATCATCCATATCGGCCCGATCGACGCCCAGTATCCCAGCGATGCGATGATGCCGTTCACCCCCGCCCGGGGCGGCGGTTCGGTGCATCACGTCGCGCTGGAATGCGACGACCGCACCGGGATCGTCGCCCGGCTGGAAGCGGCCGGGATGGATTATGCCACCAGCGATATTCCCCAGATCGGGCTGCGGCAGATCTTCGTGGAGGAACGCAACGGCATCCTCCTCGAACTCAATTTCCGGGGCGAAAACTGA
- a CDS encoding Gfo/Idh/MocA family oxidoreductase, with the protein MTTQGTLPGAVVVGTGFGLFTHVRALREAGFEVRAIVGRNREKTAQRAAPLNIPLATDSLDEALADPAIQLVTVATPPHAHYTPVMQAIAAGRAVMCEKPFAKDLAQAREMLDAAEKAGVIHALGAEFRFDSAQALLRRVVQDGTIGDPLMFHRIYQQPGGDPNEELADWWTDAGQGGGFLGAFGTHMIDQVQSTVGAITAVSAILRKLTPGRPHQTSDDYYTVQFETENGCQGVIEAALAFPGPFVMSAKIAGTKGAAWIQSGAAFGDPEEVWVQDESGERRQIAMPAELVNAAPTPFPVSELIQTEMDRWHTQGFDVAPYAKLFGQIKARLEGRAPPLPEPAGDFRDAAAGQAVLDAARRSAAERRWVEVEKV; encoded by the coding sequence ATGACTACCCAAGGCACTCTCCCCGGCGCGGTCGTCGTCGGCACGGGCTTCGGCCTGTTCACTCACGTGCGCGCGCTGCGCGAAGCGGGCTTCGAAGTGCGCGCCATCGTCGGCCGCAACCGCGAAAAGACCGCCCAGCGCGCCGCGCCGCTCAATATTCCGCTGGCCACCGACAGTCTGGATGAAGCGCTGGCCGATCCGGCGATCCAGCTTGTCACCGTGGCGACCCCGCCACACGCGCATTACACCCCGGTGATGCAGGCGATTGCCGCCGGGCGCGCCGTGATGTGCGAAAAGCCCTTCGCCAAGGATCTGGCGCAGGCGCGCGAAATGCTGGACGCCGCCGAAAAGGCGGGCGTGATCCATGCACTGGGCGCAGAATTCCGCTTCGACAGCGCGCAGGCATTGCTGCGCCGCGTGGTGCAGGACGGCACGATCGGCGATCCGCTGATGTTCCACCGCATTTATCAGCAGCCGGGCGGCGATCCGAACGAGGAACTGGCCGACTGGTGGACCGACGCCGGCCAGGGCGGCGGCTTCCTCGGCGCGTTCGGCACGCACATGATCGATCAGGTGCAATCCACCGTGGGCGCAATCACCGCCGTCAGCGCGATTCTGCGCAAGCTGACCCCGGGCCGCCCGCATCAGACTTCCGACGATTACTACACCGTGCAGTTCGAGACCGAAAACGGCTGTCAGGGCGTGATCGAAGCCGCGCTGGCGTTCCCCGGTCCGTTCGTGATGTCGGCCAAGATCGCGGGCACCAAAGGCGCGGCCTGGATTCAGTCGGGCGCGGCCTTCGGCGATCCGGAGGAAGTGTGGGTGCAGGATGAAAGTGGCGAACGCCGCCAGATCGCAATGCCTGCCGAACTGGTCAATGCGGCGCCCACGCCGTTCCCGGTCAGCGAACTGATCCAGACCGAAATGGACCGCTGGCACACGCAGGGTTTCGACGTGGCCCCTTACGCCAAACTGTTCGGCCAGATTAAGGCCCGGCTGGAAGGGCGCGCGCCGCCGCTGCCCGAACCGGCCGGCGATTTCCGCGATGCCGCCGCCGGGCAGGCAGTTCTCGATGCAGCGCGCCGTTCGGCGGCAGAGCGGCGCTGGGTGGAGGTTGAAAAGGTATGA